Sequence from the Mixophyes fleayi isolate aMixFle1 chromosome 4, aMixFle1.hap1, whole genome shotgun sequence genome:
GTCTCTGTCCAagagatcagtctgtctgtctgtaggatACGTCTCTGTCCCAGAGATCAGTCTGTCGTTCTGTAGGATACGTCTCTGTCCCagagatcagtctgtctgtctgtaggatACGTCTCTGTCCCTgggatcagtctgtctgtctgtaggatACGTCTCTGTCCCTgggatcagtctgtctgtctgtaggatACGTCTCTGTCCCTgggatcagtctgtctgtctgtaggatACGTCTCTGTCCCAtggatcagtctgtctgtctgtaggatACGTCTCTGTCCCAGAGATCAGTCTGTCTGAGGATTTATCCTTCCTTCAGATCAATGTCTGTGTATAATTGATATACAGTGAGTATTAGAGACTGATGTCGTCCTCTCATGTTGAGATCTGTGTATGTTactatatgttgttttttttttttttttatatagcacctacatataaTGCAGCGATTACGGGGAATATATAATAATTCCGATTAGTCCTTTCCTCGGTGGCAATTAGTGTCTGAATTCTTCTAACATTAATCTTCTAGTATggaatttttttgttgttgtttggaCTATGGGAGGAATCCATCCCGATCCTGGGTAGTTCATACAAACCCCAAGCAGATAGTGTCCCGGTTAGAATAGAACCAATGGACACAGCAAAGGAAGGTAGCAATATTAACCACTGTACCGCAGCGTCATTCCAACACTGTGACTCCATCCCTGTAATCCCACGTATCTCTCCGTCATCCAGGTTTTGTGGTGGGACACGCCGGCCTGTTGCAGTCCCTTCTTATGCTTGTCGTAGCCTATGCCATCATTTGCCTGACTGTGCTGAGTGTCTGCGCTATTTCCACTAATGGAGCTGTCCAAGGAGGCGGAGCCTACTGTATCCTTCTGTGAGTGGTGGTGGCGGCCACAGGCCACGTGTAGTAATGGGAAACGTCTGGGAAAGACCAGTAATTGTGGTGTAAGTAGGAATCTGTGCGCTACTTATTGTGGTACTGCTTTTTGCAGACTGTGGTTGGATCACATATAAACAACttgttgtataaatttatttaaattaatagtgcagGGCGCcaatttatgtaattgcaaatgtactgatatttttgtatattgtgtatctttctgtataggaaatgtacTGATTGCTAATGTGTTTTGCCCGGTTAGACGAAGTccgttttgctgatagcaggaaatgccaaGTAAGTATAATCATCGCTGAAGTGGCAAACACCTGCTTAGCCTGAAGGCCcagcaggaggtcgttacctGTTGTCACGTCTTGGTAGAGTGacaggaacctgtctgaacaatgtagactcaggatacaggtaatgtaggatatcacagattgctgTGAATTGTAAGTTAAATTTTAAGTTAAATTGCATTAACTCCACGTCTAGGGAAATAtaacatcctgatgttaaatcatctgagagcatccagtaccaacgctctgcctgctacctacaGCTCtaaccagtgtgataggccagggggaaatgttgttaatgtctactgagcaggtctggtacccctgacctcttgccttcagatcagggttgatgttgttcctcctggcctatcagtggccagagctgcaggtagccgcagagcgttggtactggatgctgggtccaaacctcagaacagccggataaggGATTAGTTTGGTCTGATctttaggtcacaggaattacagcaggtaagtagtcaccaacgcaggttccttaagcagctatgtttattagctcaattGTCCTAATAAGTACAGTTACATCCACTAATTtaaggtacagatggtataatacagtgTGACACAGGGCTCTCTAAATACAGTTGTGGACACTAGCTTGGCAGCAGGTGATCCGGCCTCCTGTCCCTTTACCTAATCTGGACCAGCAGCCTACACGTGAATCGGCACAGAGGGGGTCTAACAACTTTTTACATTGAAGCTTGTGGGGAGCGGGTAGTGccggcagccactgaagctggctgctgGCGGGTGAAGGATCCAGGGCTGGACCACTGGGGTCGGGTAAGTACTTTCCTATTTGACATACACACATGTGCACGTTTTTACACTTAAACATTGTACATGCACATAGTTAAACTTCACTTTACACTGTTTTATACTACTGGCACCAAGCGCCAATGTACGCTGGCACCAAGCGCCTACACACACAGAcatctttatatttattatgcTAAACATCAAAACCCTATACATTTTGTGTGTGcgtgcgcatatatatatatatatatatatatatatatatatatatatatatatatatatatatatatatatatatattataataataatgtgtgtatgtagtGGAGCACAGCAGGTCTGCCTcccatatcttgagatccgtgctttGGTTAATTCAGTAGTATGCAAAGCCGAAATATGTGCGTGTAATAAAAAACGCGTGTTGCCCTTAGAATGCGTGCCTTCAGGAATCCGGCCCATTATGTTAATAGTATAGCAACATAATTGAGTCAAATGGCTCATAGAGTACAATCTTTGTCATGTCATGAAACCTTGTCTAATTTCCTCACCATCATTAATCTTCAGAAACTTGTGGAAGCTGCTGACTAGATCATTTCAATCTTGTGTTAGTCTGTTCTTTGCTTGGGTTAGGGTATTTCCATCCATTGACCAGGTTCTTTCAGAAGATGAAGGATCAGCGAGAAGCCATCATCACTAAGCCTTCTTCTGTGAGCCGTGGATCCCAGCGAGTGCTGCAGCAGGAATGGATTGAGAACACAATTATCATTATCTGTTTATATAAGTTGATAACTTTTCCGTCCTCAGTGGTAGCAAGCAGCGACGTACACAGATTCTCAGCAGCTGATCTTTTCTAGGCGATGCAACAAGGATCATCTGCCAGGCGTGCACTGTATCATTCAGATGCAGCAACTGCTGAAGAAATTGGCCTGAGGGTATTTAGGTAGTTTTGCAACTCAACCCAGAAAAAATCCTATTAGTGTTCCCTGTACTTCTGTGTTTTTCCATTCATCACTTCTGGCTGAGGTGCTATCCTGAAATTCTTTCTCCCACCACATCCATCTAGACATTACAGGTCCTATAGCCTCCTGCTAATACATATTTTCAGTTATTTAAAATGTCAACGTGGTGATCGGCCTTCTCGGTGACCCTGTCAACGTGGTGATCTGCCTTCTCGGTGACCCTGTCAACGTGGTGATCTGCCTTCTCGGTGACCCTGTCAACGTGGTGATCTGCCTTCTCGGTGACCCTGTCAACGTGGTGATCTGCCTTCTCGGTGACCCTGTCAACGTGGTGATCTGCCTTCTCGGTGACCCTGTCTTCTCGGTGACCCTGTCAACATGGTGATCTGCCTTCTCGGTGACCCTGTCTTCTCGGTGACCCTGTCAACGTGGTGATCTGCCTTCTCGGTGACCCTGTCAATGTGGTGATCTGCCTTCTCGGTGACCCTGTCTTCTCGGTGACCCTGTCAACGTGGTGATCTGCCTTCTCAGTGACCCTGTCAACGTGGTGATCCACCTTCTCACATAATGTCTGTAGGAAATGTTTCTGTATTCTAGACATAGGTTCCAAGGTGAAAAAAGACAGCGTAATTTTACCCCAATCTCTAAAGCTGGTCCCAAATGCTTATAAGTTGGAGTTCCCAATACCTAAATGAACCTAGCCAAGGAGAACTGTTCTGAGGGATATCGGGTGAAATTATTGTTGTGAACTTCCCTCTACTCTCGCTACATTGCATTGTTCTGATGCTTCTTTTACAGTAATGTGCTTCTCCTTAACCATAGCCCAGTTATGATCTCACGCACGCTAGGCCCAGAGTTTGGGGGCAGTATTGGTTTGATGTTCTATTTGGCCAATGTATGTGCGTGTGGAGTCTACGTTCTAGGACTGGTGGAGGCCGTGCTGGATCTCTTCGGGAGAGGTCAGTTATTATCTACCCCTGAATTCCCTCACATCGCCCCTTCTCTTCCCTCCATAAAGCACTGTCTCTTtccccagactcttctgatcccACAAACCATCTGCGCGCCCTCCCGCAGGGCTACGGATACAACTTCCTGTATGCCAGTGTGGTGCTCCTGGTTTGTCTCTCGGTGTGTCTGGTTGGAGCCTCCATTTATTCCCAGGCTGCGTTTTTCATCTTTATTCTGGTTACTGTCGTCTTTTTGTCCATTGTGCTCAGCTTCTTAGCTGTTGGGCCCGTCCACGTGACGATCCGACATGGGGGGAATATAACGCTGACTGGAGAGTACACGGGAATTAACAGTACAACTCTGCATAATAACCTAGGAGGTGAGGCGTGTGTCTATGGGTTCCTGAACccaaaataataatgtttttgtttttaattctgcCATCTCCTTACAAAGTTGTAATTTCTCTTTCTCACCCCTgctctctctttgtctctctctcttattAGCTGATTATTCCTTGGATTACACGACCGGGAACCTCATGAATTTCGCCACTGTTTTTGCTGTCATGTTTAATGGTTGCACTGGGATCATGGCGGGATGTAATATGTCCGGTAAGTCTCCTACTCTCTTCCCAGCAGCCTTTGCATGTGCATTCAGTATAAACAATGGCTGCAGTAGTTATAATGGAATAATCTACCTCACACTGGTGGCGGTTTATAATGATATTGCAAGTCACCCAGATGTACATATGAAAGGCTGCAGCTGAGCTCCTTGTAATGAATGGGACATTAAATAGTCTAATAATGTCTTGGTAATAATTTTATTACTTATAATACAATTATTCTTTAGTAACAACAAAGTGATGATATCAATAAAGGGAATTCTACCTGCAAAGTTGCATTTGAGAATAATCTGCTGAACAAAGCTGTGAATTTTGTGGGCATTCAGTTCCCTTATTTGAGAAAACTGTTCCTGTTGCCTCCGTCAGCTTGTAGCGTGTGACTGACAGCTGGTGCTGCACGAATCATGTGATCACAGGGTTGCATTGATCCACACATATGTACCATGCATGTCTAGAAGTGATTTCCAAAGTACCTGAACGTGGGCACACGCAGGATTTCTAGACGGAGGTTTCCAAAGACTTGACTGGAGCAAAGAGAAAAATCATAGAGTTAGagcaatgtatataaatataaatataaaaggcaTTAAGTAAGATGTACATTAAAAACCCACATTAATATTACTCATTTACATAAATTAATCTTGGCCATATTACCAAATTCATATCATACTTTGAAAACTCTACAAAAGTAATACTAATTTCCCCTCACATCCAATTACAATGAAACTAAAAATTTTAGCAAATTACAACTAGCGTTAGTTATTGCTCCCATGCTGCGTTTCACTCCCAGCAGCCTGGAAacggcagagccgtaactagacatgtTAACGAATGGGGCAAGAAAGGAAAAATTATCCCCCTAGCCCTAAATTATAATGAAaccaacctaaaatattccttatCCTACGCCCCCCTTCTGCTTTGCGGCCTGGACGGCTGGCCCTCTTgcgcagccctagttacggccctgggaaACAGCATAAGGACGATAACGGTGGCCATTTTCttgaagccaaagttcattaaaatacaGACAGATTCCCACTAATATGATCCTTAGACTGCAGACAAAGTGTTATAGTGTATGTCATGTGGGCACCGACTGAGGGGTTCCATGAAGCTGTTTCCTTATCCTGTCCCACTGAATTGTGGGAcaggatatgtgtgtgtgtgaaggggttTGGACATCCTCAATCTCACATCCCCCAAGTAGTCTCAATGATGTCCCCAAAAGTGGTGTCCCCCTAAAGGATTGTCTTTTCCACAGGGGAGTTGAAGCAGCCGAGCCGCGCCATTCCTATCGGCACAATCATCGCTGTGTTTATCACGTTCTTCGTCTACCTGATCCTCTTCATCATGACGGCGTTTACCTGTGACAGGTAGGACTGAAACACTTCTAGGCTTGCCAGTTAACCCATTGACTGCTGCTCACCCCATTTCCCCCTCAGTCCCAGAGAAGGAGTGGGGTGGCGGGGTGCAGAATATTGGAAGCTTTATATTGTCCTATTTACTCCATGTTCTGTAACGTTACATTGATATTTTTTCTGCTGTTGCTTTTTATGCTAATGAGTAAATACTGGGTGTGGTTCACTTACCGCCTCAGTGAAATGTTCCCTTGTAGAGTAAACGCGGCTCTGACTTGCTGTGTGTCTCGGTTCTCTCTCTCCAGGACTCTCCTGAAAGAAGATTACGGATTCTTTCAGCCGATTAATATCTGGCCCCCGTTTGTCCTAGTTGGGGTGTACGCCACGTCCCTTTCTGCCTCCATGAGCACTCTCATTGGGGCGTCTCGCATCCTGCACGCTCTGGCCAAGGACGACCTATTTGGTGAGAAGATCTTACTGGTGTCACGTGCTGGGCTCACTCATCTCCCAtgttactctctctctctgttgtgTTGTGTATTACCAAGACACGGGCACCGCCTAGTGGCTATGATGGTTACTGCAGGAGATGATGTCTACAGTTAAAATTTGTCTCTGGAGAAACCCATTTTATTATACTTTGTTTCCCACCCAGTAGTCGCAGGGGACATTTCGAAGTGGCGATATGAAAGATCTGTAGAGATGTGTGTCTACTGGAAGTTGTAATTAAGAGTTTTAATACTTCTCCAGCCTCTCGCCGTACATTTAATCACTGTTCTTGATGGCCATTAGACTGCAGAAAACTTGGAGGGGAGGGTGGTATGGCCTCTCTAGCCACAGCTAGTCCATTACGGACACCCTCCCAGACAAATCTTCCATAAATAAAGAAGCCGCCCCAGCGTACCAAGGCTGCACCTCTTGAACCTCTTAGACAATGACCTATAGATAGCTTAGTCTATTCTTACTGTTGCTATGTGCCATGTCTGCGTGAAGCCACCAGTCTGTACGGAGGATTACTGTTGCCTAGGAGTCTGCAAGTCCATCATTCAGATTGAGGCTCCATCAGTGCCCCAGAGTGATGTGAGGTCATGTGGTCTTAGTTGTCCTAAGGTGGCCACTGTCAGCAGAGTGACTGGGATGGATGCCCCACCGGACAGGGGCCGCTTAGTATAATTTCTTCAGTCACTATAATTACGTGAGGTACTCTCTTTTTAGCTCCATATTGAAGAGGTTTGTACATGTCCGTGTCTAATACTTATGCAGAATCCTTGTACCCTTATCCAGTTGTGCTCCACATATTGTCCTAGGCGCATGCATTAGGTGGTACAGACTCTGATTTCGTAACCTGTATTCTTTGGTAACACCTCTGGCTCAAACCTactattttttgtctttttccaGGACTACTTCTTGCCCCTGCAAAGCTGGTGTCTAAGGGGGGGAACCCTTGGGGGGCCGTTGTGTATACCTGGGCCCTAGTACAGGTGAGAGAGGTTTATGTAgctgtatataaaacaatattccaTATCTCCCAGCTCTGGGACCTCTGTACCAAACAGAGCGACGCTGTCGTCTGCTCTGTagtcctccctcctccctccagaTAAACTCTACGTCCCTCATCGCATTGATTGGTGTAAGATGAGACAACGAGATAACGGACATATTTACTTCTGTCTCAGATTGTTCTCTTGGCGGGAAAGTTAAACACTATCGCTGGAATAGTCACCGTCTTCTACCTCATGGCGTATGCAGCAATAGACTTGGCCTGCCTGGCGCTGGAGTGGGCATCTGCTCCAAATTTTCGGTGAGTTTATTCAGAGTGTAGCTCTTGGTGCTTCCATGTTTGCCGTTAAGTTTGTGCTTTGTGAAAGACATGTAAGACACAAATCTGAAAacatatggggctagatttattaaactgtggatttgaaaaaggtggagatgttgcctatagcaaccaatcagattctagctgtcatttatttagtgcattctactaaatagaatctgattggttgctatagacaacatcaaCACATTTTcgaacctgtagtttagtaaatataccccttggtttcTCTGGTATGCCTCAAAATACAAACTACACAGGTCTGAACCAGGTCTGAACCAGGTCTGAACCAGGTCTGAACCAGGTCTGAACCAGGTCTGAACCAGGTCTGAACCAGGTCTGAACCAGGTCTGAACCAGGTCTGAACCAGGTCTTATTCAAATTTGATTTCTCTGAATTGTCAGCCTCCTCCTCTTTACTCTGTACATTATGGCTGTAGCTCCCAAACATCAGCTTTATTAAAATCGAATCCAGTTCTAACCGCTCCGTCATAGTGGGAGCTGATggcaagagatatatatatatatatatatatatatatatatatatatatatatatatatatataatgtgtatttaattatatacatCCATGTATGAATCTGTTCTGCTTGAATCAAACTCACCTGTATGATATAACTATTTATGTTGTACGGCtttatcttttgtttttgtttttttgttttatttcattatactaTGTCTTTTGTCTAAATTCTACAATAAAAATTACTTGattttaaaagtttgtgctttgtTCTTCCTTTCACAGTCCGACGTTCCGCCTGTTCTCGTGGCATTCCTGTCTGCTGGGCATCTTGAGCTGCCTGGTGATGATGTTTCTGATTAACCCTGCCTATGCGTCGGGCAGTATTGTCCTTCTCCTACTGCTGCTGGGATCTATTCACTTCAGGAGTGGCAGCAGTAGCTGGGGCTACATCAGCCAGGCCCTTATCTTCCATCAGGTAAGAGCGAACTAGAACCCACCATGAGGAATGATAGTGGGGAGGGGCAGGAATGAGATGGGAGGACACCACACACCGTGAAGTATGATGGGGGGGATGGGGGAGGAATGAGATGGGAGGACACCACACACCGTGAAGTATGATAGTGGGGAGGGGGAGGAATGAGATGGAAGGACACCACACACTGTGAGGAATGATAGTGGGGAGGGGGAGGAATGAGATGGAAGGACACCACACACTGTGAGGAATGATAGTGGGGAGGGGGAGGAATAAGTGAGGAGAAAGAGCCACCTGGAAATAGTGGGGATgatcaggaataaaaaaaagtatcttcAGCATAAAGGGAGACTCTTCTATAACCCCTCATTATGGTTATGGTATGTGATTGGTGAATAGGATTAGCCAAGGGCACAAGAGGTAAAATATACTGAAGCCAGTGGTCACCCTTGATGTGTAAACACCCTACCCTCTTCCCGGAAGGGTAAATAGCCAGAGGTATTCAAGATAAACCATATCTTAGAACTTGAATCCGTTTCACACATGTGGAAGTGACATTAAGATGAGGAACACACAGGTATCGTCAGGATAGCCGAGAGGAGCTCACTGTCCCTATTAATGTTCCCGTCGCATACTACCATTCTCTGTCTTATTGTGACATAAATTTCCCTCATTCCAGGTCAGGAAATATCTGCTGCTCCTCGATGTACGCAAAGAGCACGTGAAGTTCTGGCGACCACAAATTCTTCTTATGGTGTCTAACCCACGGACCTCCTGCCAACTCATCAAGTTCATCAATGATCTGAAGAAAGGAGGGCTGTTTGTCATGGGTCACGTCGAAACTGGAGACCTCGGTGAGATCCTTATTTCTCAACTATCTTCTCGCTCCTCACATTTTTACTATGGGGCCACATTTCAGGACCCGCTTAGTTTATGATGGTGCAATTTACATCATTTTTGCGTTTAAATGGGCAAGATCAATTTCGCACCATAGTGTCTTGCTAATCCTGGAGATGCAAATCTTCTCTATCCAATGTACTAGTCCTGTATTACTGATGTATTCTTCAGCTTGCTGTGGTggcaaaaatgcaaatatgtattccagttactgtaaagaaccctacCTGACCAGAAAGCCTGGCTAGTGGTGATATCTCACTGGTGTGTCTTCCTTCCTGGCTCTGTCTCTAGATACACTTCCTTCGGACCCGATTCAGGCCCATTACAGCTTCTGGCTTAGTCTGGTTGATAAACTCAACGTTAAAGCCTTTGTGGATCTCACTTTGTGTCCATCTGTCCGTCAGGGAATACAGCAACTGCTACGCATTACTGGCCTAGGTATGTTCTATTCTAACTGTATTAACACCACATGAGAACcaacacctccatcctgtcctgtatctctctactattcctgtactgaccccacacacacagctctgtcactacacctccatcctgtcctgtatctctctactattcctgtactgacctcacacacacaggtctgtcactacacctccatcctgtcctgtatctctctactattcctgtactgaccacacacacacagctctgtcactacacctccatcctgtcctgtatctctctactattcctgtactgaccacacacacacagctctgtcactacacctccatcctgtcctgtatctctctactattcctgtactgacctcacacacagctctgtcactacacctccatcctgtcctgtatctctctgctattcctgtactgacccccccccccacacacacagctctgtcactacacctccatcctgtcctgtatctctctactattcctgtactgaccacacacacacagctctgtcactacacctccatcctgtcctgtatctctctactattcctgtactgacctcacacacagctctgtcactacacctccatcctgtcctgtatctctctactattcctgtactgacctcacacacagctctgtcactacacctccatcctgtcctgtatccctctactattcctgtactgaccccacacacacacacacagctctgtcactacacctccatcctgtcctgtatctctctactattcctgtactgaccacacacacacacacacacacacacacacacacacacacacacacacacacacacacacacacacacagctctgtcactacacctccatcctgtcctgtatctctctactattcctgtactgacctcacacacacagctctgtcactacacctccatcctgtcctgtatctctactattcctgtactgacctcacacacacagctctgtcactacacctccatcctgtcctgtatctctctactattcctgtactgacctcacacacacagctctgtcactacacctccatcctgtcctgtatctctctactattcctgtactgacctcacacacacagctctgtcactacacctccatcctgtcctgtatctctctactattcctgtactgacaccacacacacacacacacagctctgtcactacacctccatcttgtcctgtatctctctactattcctgtactgtcATGTAACAGATCCTGCGTTTCGGCTTGTCATATGTAATGCCATTTCTCCACTTCCAGGAGGGATGAAGCCCAACACGCTGGTGCTGGGGTTCTATGACAATGCCATCCCAGATGATTATTTCCTGTCGGACTCTGCATTTACCCCGGGTCTTTCTCCACAAGACGATCCATTCGGTGTAGACGCCACGTCTTTGCAGGCCCATTTCCCTCCTGTTCGAGGTCCAGAGTCTCCTCGCCACGTCAGTCCTAAAGAGTATGTTGCCATGATCTGTGATGCTCTAAAGATGCATAAAAACATAGTTTTGGCTCGAGGATTCCCCTCGCTGGCGAGGCCGGGAACTTCGGCTCCAAACCCTGCCATGTACATCGATGTTTGGCCACTGGACCTTCTCCGACCCCAGGCTTCGGCCTATGTGGATGTTTGCAGCTTGTTTTTGCTACAGATGGCATGTATTCTGAACATGGCTGCCACGTGGCGCCGGTACCAGCTtcgtgtctttctgtgtgtggaaTCCAGGGCAGCAGGGGGCAGCAGTGATGGTAGTGGCTGGTTGGCTGCTGAAATGAAGTTCCGCGAGCTGTTATTTAAATTGCGCATTCGAGCCTCCATACGGGTGGTGGCCTGGGATACAGTAGCAGCGCTAAGGGGGCAAGATGGTAATCTTCCAGGCCTTACACGTGAGCCCATTTCTGCTGAGTACCTGAGTGCTGCAAACCGCGCCGTCGCAGAGGAAGGCGGGGTGGAGGCAGCCGTGAGGTTCCTCTACCTTCCGCGGCCGCCTGCTGATGCCTCCCTCCATGAACGCTACTTGGATGAATTGGACACTTTAACAGAAGGACTGGGTCCAACTCTACTGATTCATGGGCTGACGCCTGTCACCTGCACTGAGCTATGATGGACTTGTATACAGCCACCGTTTTACATCCTTCACAGGACTTCGGTCTGTCACAGAGATCTCTGTTGTTAGCACTCCTAAATTCTCCCCCACATGGATCTACTGGGACTCGCCTGAGGCTTTCTCATTTCCAATTCCTTAAAAAAAATTCCTCCTCCCCTTCTGGATGCTTAAACCCTGCCCTCTGTACACTAAAGGTAAAGTGTGATGCCTTCCCACAATCCTTAGCTGCAGAACAATGTTTCTTGTGGTTGAATACCACAATCCTCCCCAGAAATGTGCTCCGTCACAAACGGGGCGCTATAATCTGCTTTCTCCATCTATCTTCTTGCCACCTTGTTTTGTACTTTACACaaaaatgtacctttttttttttttttttttttttattattattttttgttttatttacactgtggctttttgtttgcttttttttaccaTTCCACAAATGTGATGAATGTTGGAACCTTCGCTTCTTCACCTCCTTCTGATATGATGATTCTTTCTTACCTCTGAGATCATCTTTGTTATATGTAGACACTGGGTGAATGTTGTTTGTGGGGGGACAAATATAAGGCTCCTGGGGACATGTTGCTGGACTCTGTCCTGTgttatatagaaaaatacaatcTGAACTGCCCAGTGATGACTCGTGACTGTACTGTAAAGCCTCGGCTGGTGGATAAACCTTTCTGGTAGTGATTCTCTAATCCTGAAACTTCCATACTCTTAATTTTCGGTTTATTATACTAAGTATGTCCAACATCCACAAATCATGGTGGCACTGAACTTGTTAGTTGTAGCAGTAATTACATTGGTATCGTCTGTTCATCTCATGTATCACCTGAAATCTGTCTTCAATACATTGTCCCCTAGTCTTCCAGCCTCTGATCTCTGACTTGCCCACCCAATTCCCAGAATCCTTCAGTACTCTTGCTCTGGTGACAGTGGAATCATTACTCACCTTTGTTTTCTATATAAGTTACTTTACACATGACGATATATTTGCACCTGTGGGATAACTCTTCTCAATCCTTCATCAGGCTTAATATTATATCCTTGGATCTTCTTTCTGGCCGACTCTGTAATGTGATATGTTGTCTTCCGTTTACACCCGGTGCTGCCTGTGACAGATTGATTTACTTTTCTCTCAACGTTTTTATTTTTGTAGTTGATATATTGAAATGCACAAGAAAAATTGCTTCCGTTTAtgtaaatatgatttttattacaTTCTCTAAtactgtaacttttttttttttttttttttgaagcctACTTTTTCTCTATACTTTAACTGTCTAATATTTCT
This genomic interval carries:
- the SLC12A9 gene encoding solute carrier family 12 member 9 isoform X1, coding for MRKSCCAVCVERLQVMTSENSPLLHYRLFSVSDGALGPSGFALCDAESAAMVSGPAPRKLSTFFGVVVPTVLSMFSIVLFMRIGFVVGHAGLLQSLLMLVVAYAIICLTVLSVCAISTNGAVQGGGAYFMISRTLGPEFGGSIGLMFYLANVCACGVYVLGLVEAVLDLFGRDSSDPTNHLRALPQGYGYNFLYASVVLLVCLSVCLVGASIYSQAAFFIFILVTVVFLSIVLSFLAVGPVHVTIRHGGNITLTGEYTGINSTTLHNNLGADYSLDYTTGNLMNFATVFAVMFNGCTGIMAGCNMSGELKQPSRAIPIGTIIAVFITFFVYLILFIMTAFTCDRTLLKEDYGFFQPINIWPPFVLVGVYATSLSASMSTLIGASRILHALAKDDLFGLLLAPAKLVSKGGNPWGAVVYTWALVQIVLLAGKLNTIAGIVTVFYLMAYAAIDLACLALEWASAPNFRPTFRLFSWHSCLLGILSCLVMMFLINPAYASGSIVLLLLLLGSIHFRSGSSSWGYISQALIFHQVRKYLLLLDVRKEHVKFWRPQILLMVSNPRTSCQLIKFINDLKKGGLFVMGHVETGDLDTLPSDPIQAHYSFWLSLVDKLNVKAFVDLTLCPSVRQGIQQLLRITGLGGMKPNTLVLGFYDNAIPDDYFLSDSAFTPGLSPQDDPFGVDATSLQAHFPPVRGPESPRHVSPKEYVAMICDALKMHKNIVLARGFPSLARPGTSAPNPAMYIDVWPLDLLRPQASAYVDVCSLFLLQMACILNMAATWRRYQLRVFLCVESRAAGGSSDGSGWLAAEMKFRELLFKLRIRASIRVVAWDTVAALRGQDGNLPGLTREPISAEYLSAANRAVAEEGGVEAAVRFLYLPRPPADASLHERYLDELDTLTEGLGPTLLIHGLTPVTCTEL
- the SLC12A9 gene encoding solute carrier family 12 member 9 isoform X2, yielding MQQGSSARRALYHSDAATAEEIGLRVFSNVLLLNHSPVMISRTLGPEFGGSIGLMFYLANVCACGVYVLGLVEAVLDLFGRDSSDPTNHLRALPQGYGYNFLYASVVLLVCLSVCLVGASIYSQAAFFIFILVTVVFLSIVLSFLAVGPVHVTIRHGGNITLTGEYTGINSTTLHNNLGADYSLDYTTGNLMNFATVFAVMFNGCTGIMAGCNMSGELKQPSRAIPIGTIIAVFITFFVYLILFIMTAFTCDRTLLKEDYGFFQPINIWPPFVLVGVYATSLSASMSTLIGASRILHALAKDDLFGLLLAPAKLVSKGGNPWGAVVYTWALVQIVLLAGKLNTIAGIVTVFYLMAYAAIDLACLALEWASAPNFRPTFRLFSWHSCLLGILSCLVMMFLINPAYASGSIVLLLLLLGSIHFRSGSSSWGYISQALIFHQVRKYLLLLDVRKEHVKFWRPQILLMVSNPRTSCQLIKFINDLKKGGLFVMGHVETGDLDTLPSDPIQAHYSFWLSLVDKLNVKAFVDLTLCPSVRQGIQQLLRITGLGGMKPNTLVLGFYDNAIPDDYFLSDSAFTPGLSPQDDPFGVDATSLQAHFPPVRGPESPRHVSPKEYVAMICDALKMHKNIVLARGFPSLARPGTSAPNPAMYIDVWPLDLLRPQASAYVDVCSLFLLQMACILNMAATWRRYQLRVFLCVESRAAGGSSDGSGWLAAEMKFRELLFKLRIRASIRVVAWDTVAALRGQDGNLPGLTREPISAEYLSAANRAVAEEGGVEAAVRFLYLPRPPADASLHERYLDELDTLTEGLGPTLLIHGLTPVTCTEL